The Falco cherrug isolate bFalChe1 chromosome 6, bFalChe1.pri, whole genome shotgun sequence genome window below encodes:
- the MANEA gene encoding glycoprotein endo-alpha-1,2-mannosidase: MARFRRRTCIILLLFILFICSIMMALKTLRPDRAGFGDPFGLGLLPELQQRTVLLDNKQNSLNRVQGDTVTRVSNLHSITVNTVKASMPPINKLEEELSSPNYNFHIFYYSWFGNPQFDGKYIHWNHPLLPHWDPKIANNYPKGRHNPPEDIGANFYPELGSYSSKDPSVIEAHMKQMRSASTGVIVLSWYPPGMADENGEPTDDLVPVILDYAHKYNLKVTFHIEPYKDRDDRSMYHNVKYIIDKYGGHPAFYRHKTSTGRFLPMFYVYDSYVTIPEIWANLLTVSGSQTIRNTPYDALFIGLLVEERHKHDIHRSGFDGMYTYFATNGFSYGSSHHNWASLKAFCDSNNLMFIPSVGPGYIDTSIRPWNNHNTRNRVNGKYYETAFSAALLVRPEIISITSFNEWHEGTQIEKAIPKRTGQVVYLDYKPHKPNVYLDLTQKWSEKYRKEQEQWLM; the protein is encoded by the exons ATGGCAAGATTTCGCAGAAGAACATGCatcattttgttgctttttattttgtttatttgctccATAATGATGGCTTTGAAGACTCTGAGACCTGACAGAGCTGGCTTTGGGGATCCCTTTGGACTTGGTTTGTTGCCTGAGCTTCAACAACGGACGGTGCTCTTAGACAATAAACAGAATTCACTAAATAGGGTTCAAGGAGATACTGTAACGCGTGTCAGTAATTTGCATAGTATCACAGTCAATACTGTGAAAGCATCTATGCCTCCTATAAACAAGCTAGAAGAAGAACTGTCTTCTCCTAACTATAACTTTCACATATTCTACTATAGTTGGTTTGGGAATCCACAGTTTGATGGTAAATATATTCACTGGAACCATCCGTTGTTGCCACACTGGGATCCCAAAATTGCAAACAATTATCCAAAGGGACGGCATAATCCTCCTGAGGACATTGGGGCCAACTTTTATCCTGAACTTGGATCTTACAGTTCCAAAGACCCTTCTGTCATAGAAGCCCACATGAAACAAATGCGTTCAGCTTCAACTG GTGTAATAGTGCTTTCATGGTACCCGCCGGGTATGGCTGATGAAAATGGAGAACCAACTGATGATTTGGTGCCTGTTATTTTGGATTATGCACACAAATATAATCTAAAG gTCACTTTTCATATTGAACCTTACAAAGATAGAGATGATCGCAGTATGTACCACAATGTCAAATACATCATTGACAA ATATGGAGGCCATCCAGCCTTTTACAGACATAAGACCAGCACAGGCAGATTTCTTCCCATGTTTTATGTTTATGATTCTTATGTAACAATTCCTGAAATATGGGCAAATCTGTTAACTGTTTCTGGATCCCAGACTATTCGAAATACTCCATATGATGCATTATTCATTGGACTCCTTGTAGAAGAAAGACATAAGCATGACATTCACAGAAGTGGCTTTGACGGTATGTACACGTACTTTGCCACCAATGGCTTCTCCTATGGCTCATCTCATCATAACTGGGCGAGTTTAAAAGCCTTTTGTGATAGTAACAACTTAATGTTTATTCCAAGTGTGGGGCCAGGGTATATTGATACTAGTATCCGACCGTGGAACAACCACAACACCCGTAATCGTGTCAACGGGAAGTACTATGAAACTGCCTTCAGTGCAGCCCTTTTGGTGCgaccagaaattatttctattacatCTTTTAATGAATGGCATGAGGGAACTCAGATTGAAAAAGCTATCCCCAAACGGACTGGGCAGGTGGTTTACCTTGATTATAAGCCCCATAAACCAAATGTTTACCTAGACCTTACTCAGAAGTGGTCTGAGAAGTACAGAAAGGAACAAGAACAGTGGCTTATGTGA